Proteins found in one Lysinibacillus fusiformis genomic segment:
- the purR gene encoding pur operon repressor, with protein sequence MKWKRSERLVDMTYYLLEHPHQLIPLTYFSELYQSAKSSISEDLTIVKETFEEKGIGLLITVPGAAGGVKYIPKMSEAEVRLVIQDLKAELEHSDRLLPGGYLFMTDLLGNPDLINRVGKVFASAFADQQIDVIMTVATKGISIAHAIARHLNVPVVVVRRDSKVTEGSTVSINYVSGSSRRIQTMVLSKRSMKSGQRVLITDDFMKVGGTMNGMKNLLEEFDCQLAGIAVLVEAEHADETLVDDYYSLVKLHEVNEKDRTIALSEGNYFSKRGHDK encoded by the coding sequence ATGAAATGGAAACGTAGTGAACGACTAGTTGATATGACGTACTACTTACTAGAACATCCACATCAGCTGATCCCGCTAACTTATTTTTCAGAACTATATCAATCTGCTAAGTCATCCATTAGTGAGGATTTAACGATTGTAAAAGAAACTTTCGAAGAAAAAGGAATCGGGTTATTGATAACAGTGCCAGGTGCTGCAGGAGGAGTAAAGTATATTCCGAAAATGTCCGAGGCAGAAGTACGTTTAGTGATTCAAGATTTAAAGGCAGAGCTAGAACATTCAGATCGATTGTTACCAGGCGGTTACTTATTTATGACAGACTTGCTTGGAAACCCAGATTTAATTAATCGCGTAGGGAAGGTCTTTGCTTCTGCCTTTGCAGATCAACAAATCGATGTCATAATGACAGTAGCAACCAAAGGGATATCCATTGCCCATGCCATTGCAAGGCATTTAAATGTACCAGTGGTTGTTGTGAGAAGAGATAGTAAAGTAACAGAAGGCTCTACAGTTAGCATTAACTATGTATCGGGTTCTTCCAGAAGAATTCAGACAATGGTATTATCAAAAAGAAGCATGAAGAGTGGACAACGTGTATTAATTACAGACGACTTTATGAAGGTCGGCGGTACTATGAATGGCATGAAAAATCTATTAGAAGAGTTTGACTGTCAGCTAGCAGGTATTGCGGTGCTTGTGGAGGCTGAGCATGCAGACGAAACATTAGTAGATGATTATTATTCACTTGTAAAGCTTCATGAAGTTAATGAAAAAGATCGAACAATTGCATTAAGTGAAGGTAACTATTTTTCTAAAAGGGGACATGACAAATGA
- a CDS encoding 50S ribosomal protein L25/general stress protein Ctc, whose protein sequence is MSTVLSVTKRETGHRSTITQLRKGGAIPAVIYGYKVDSTPISIAAKDFKKSIQKNGQNSVFSLELEGKKVNAVVSEIQQCSLKDEVNHIDFLAINMAEELEADVPIKLLGQSVGVSEGGILMQPNLEVKVKVKPAELPESMDVDISSLKIGESLTVADIRDATSVEIISEDDYMLVTIVAPVSVEEETTDSEEEPV, encoded by the coding sequence ATGAGTACAGTATTAAGTGTTACAAAGCGCGAAACTGGGCATCGTTCAACAATAACCCAACTTAGAAAAGGGGGAGCCATTCCTGCAGTTATTTACGGCTACAAAGTAGATTCAACCCCAATTTCTATTGCTGCAAAGGATTTTAAAAAATCCATTCAAAAAAATGGGCAAAACAGTGTGTTTTCACTAGAGTTAGAGGGGAAAAAAGTGAATGCTGTTGTGTCAGAGATACAGCAATGTTCATTGAAAGATGAAGTAAATCATATTGATTTTTTAGCCATTAATATGGCCGAGGAGCTAGAAGCGGATGTCCCAATAAAATTACTTGGACAGTCAGTTGGTGTGAGTGAGGGCGGTATTTTAATGCAGCCTAACTTAGAAGTAAAAGTAAAAGTAAAACCAGCAGAGTTACCCGAATCAATGGATGTGGATATCTCATCATTGAAAATTGGGGAATCGCTAACAGTAGCAGATATTCGAGATGCTACATCTGTTGAAATTATTAGTGAAGATGATTATATGTTAGTAACTATTGTGGCGCCTGTTTCTGTAGAGGAAGAGACGACAGATAGTGAAGAAGAGCCAGTATAA
- a CDS encoding RidA family protein → MKVVATTNAPAAIGPYSQGIIVNGIFYSSGQIPLTATGDLVEGDITVQTNQVFANLKAVLAEAGTSLDNVVKTTVFMKDMNDFVAMNEVYASHFGDHKPARSAVEVARLPKDVKVEIEVIAIVK, encoded by the coding sequence ATGAAAGTAGTAGCAACAACAAATGCACCAGCAGCAATCGGACCATATTCACAAGGTATTATTGTTAACGGGATTTTTTATAGCTCTGGTCAAATTCCATTAACAGCTACAGGTGATTTAGTGGAAGGCGATATAACTGTACAAACAAATCAAGTCTTTGCTAATTTAAAAGCAGTTTTAGCGGAAGCTGGAACTTCTTTAGATAATGTTGTGAAAACAACGGTCTTTATGAAGGATATGAACGACTTTGTAGCGATGAATGAAGTTTATGCAAGTCATTTTGGTGATCATAAACCAGCTCGTTCAGCTGTAGAGGTAGCCCGTCTTCCGAAAGATGTAAAAGTTGAAATCGAAGTAATCGCAATCGTAAAATAA
- a CDS encoding IS3 family transposase (programmed frameshift), giving the protein MGRSKHSLELKLHILQLFEEGHYSINELCERFSLDHQTFHRWKMKFEAGGREGLQEATSCKFYSKELKLAAVEDYIQRNYSQMEVLAKYEISSTSVLKSWVKKYTSHSEIKDSGKGMSQAMTEGRKTTFEERIEIVEYCLKHEKNYQLAAHTYSVSYQQVYQWTKKFETNGEEGLRDRRGRTKDEVELTVEEKLKLEIQRIERENERLRAENLFFKKVRGNRKEASLSQIRLQRRYLAIQELHREEELSILLLCEIAGVSRAAYYKWLSRKPSNREVENEAILKDIHLLYQQVDGIYGYRRITLTINCQRKEDNQAMVNEKRIYRLMQISGLKSVIRRKRKPYRKSPAHHVAENVLNRAFSSKKPNEKWCTDVTEFKYGNGKKAYLSAIIDLYDGSIVSYVLGHSNNNSLVFKTIKSAIQSLQSGEQPLIHSDRGFQYTSKEFKRIVDTANMTQSMSRVGRCIDNGPIESFWGTLKCEKYYLHKYDSYEELKLAIDEYIHFYNYYRYQKRLNGLSPLEFRTQAA; this is encoded by the exons ATGGGGCGAAGCAAACATTCACTCGAGTTGAAACTACATATCCTTCAATTGTTCGAAGAAGGTCACTATTCTATAAATGAATTGTGTGAAAGATTTTCATTAGATCATCAAACTTTTCATAGATGGAAAATGAAATTTGAGGCAGGTGGACGTGAAGGATTACAAGAAGCGACTTCATGTAAGTTCTATTCAAAAGAGTTAAAATTAGCGGCTGTGGAGGACTACATTCAACGAAATTATTCACAGATGGAGGTGTTGGCGAAATACGAGATTAGCAGTACCTCCGTTTTAAAAAGCTGGGTAAAAAAGTATACTAGTCATAGTGAAATAAAAGATTCAGGTAAAGGAATGAGTCAAGCTATGACCGAAGGAAGAAAGACAACTTTTGAAGAACGTATTGAGATTGTCGAGTACTGTTTGAAGCACGAGAAAAATTATCAGTTGGCAGCGCACACCTATAGTGTTTCGTATCAACAGGTATATCAATGGACGAAGAAATTTGAAACGAACGGTGAAGAGGGATTACGTGATCGTCGTGGTCGCACAAAAGATGAAGTCGAATTAACCGTTGAGGAGAAATTGAAATTAGAGATTCAACGTATTGAACGTGAAAATGAACGTTTACGTGCAGAAAATTTATTTT TTAAAAAAGTTAGAGGAAATCGAAAGGAGGCATCGTTAAGCCAAATACGTCTACAGCGACGCTATTTAGCGATTCAAGAATTACATCGAGAGGAAGAACTTTCGATTCTTTTACTATGTGAAATAGCTGGTGTTTCGCGTGCAGCTTACTATAAGTGGCTAAGTCGCAAGCCTTCTAACAGAGAAGTTGAAAATGAAGCCATTTTAAAGGACATTCATCTCCTTTACCAACAAGTAGATGGTATTTACGGCTATCGTCGTATAACATTGACGATCAATTGTCAGCGAAAAGAAGATAATCAAGCGATGGTTAACGAAAAGCGTATTTATCGTTTAATGCAGATTAGTGGATTGAAGTCTGTTATTCGTAGAAAGCGCAAGCCTTATCGTAAATCCCCAGCACATCATGTGGCGGAGAACGTATTAAATCGAGCATTTTCATCGAAAAAGCCCAATGAAAAATGGTGTACAGATGTCACAGAGTTTAAGTATGGAAACGGGAAAAAAGCTTATTTAAGTGCAATTATCGATTTATATGATGGTTCAATTGTGAGTTATGTGTTAGGTCATTCGAATAATAATTCCCTTGTTTTCAAAACAATCAAATCAGCTATTCAATCATTACAATCAGGCGAGCAGCCATTAATACATAGTGATCGAGGTTTTCAATATACATCGAAGGAATTTAAGCGAATTGTGGATACAGCCAATATGACACAGAGTATGTCCCGTGTTGGTCGATGTATTGATAACGGACCAATTGAATCATTTTGGGGCACATTGAAGTGTGAGAAGTATTATTTACATAAGTACGATTCATATGAAGAGTTAAAACTAGCGATTGATGAGTATATTCATTTTTATAATTACTATCGTTATCAGAAACGATTAAACGGCTTGAGTCCGTTAGAATTCAGGACTCAAGCCGCTTAA
- a CDS encoding ribose-phosphate diphosphokinase, with protein MPYHYANSQLKIFSLNSNNPLAQEIAQEMGVELGKSSVKHFSDGEIQISIEESIRGCDVFIVQSTSAPVNEHLMELLIMVDAVKRASARTVNVVMPYYGYARQDRKAKAREPITAKLVANLLETAGATRVIVLDLHAPQIQGFFDILIDHLMAVPLLSDYFKSKGIPGDEIVIVSPDHGGVTRARKMAERLKAPIAIIDKRRPKPNVAEVMNIVGNVDGKVAILIDDIIDTAGTITIGADALRAAGAKEVYACCSHPVLSGPAIERIENSAIKELVVTNTIQLSDEKKSPKITELSVAKLMADAISRVYENKSVSTLFD; from the coding sequence ATGCCGTATCATTATGCAAACTCACAATTAAAAATATTTTCACTTAATTCTAATAATCCATTAGCTCAAGAAATTGCGCAGGAAATGGGCGTTGAATTAGGTAAATCTTCTGTTAAGCACTTCAGTGATGGAGAGATTCAAATTAGCATTGAAGAAAGTATTCGAGGTTGTGATGTGTTTATCGTGCAGTCTACTTCTGCACCTGTAAACGAACATTTAATGGAGCTTTTAATTATGGTAGATGCAGTTAAACGTGCATCTGCTCGTACAGTAAACGTTGTAATGCCTTATTATGGTTATGCACGTCAAGATCGTAAAGCAAAAGCGCGCGAGCCAATTACAGCTAAATTAGTGGCAAATCTACTTGAGACTGCTGGTGCAACACGTGTTATCGTATTAGATTTACACGCACCTCAAATCCAAGGTTTCTTCGATATCCTAATCGACCACTTAATGGCAGTACCATTACTATCTGATTACTTCAAATCTAAAGGTATTCCAGGAGATGAAATCGTTATTGTTTCACCAGATCATGGTGGGGTAACACGTGCTCGTAAAATGGCTGAACGATTAAAAGCACCGATTGCAATTATTGACAAACGTCGTCCGAAACCAAACGTTGCGGAAGTGATGAACATTGTTGGTAATGTTGATGGTAAAGTGGCAATCTTAATTGATGATATTATTGATACAGCAGGCACAATTACAATTGGGGCAGATGCATTACGTGCCGCTGGTGCAAAAGAAGTTTACGCTTGCTGTTCACACCCTGTATTATCTGGTCCAGCAATTGAACGTATTGAAAACTCTGCTATTAAAGAATTAGTGGTGACAAATACAATTCAGCTTTCAGACGAGAAAAAATCTCCAAAAATTACGGAGCTTTCTGTAGCTAAGCTAATGGCTGATGCTATCTCTCGCGTTTATGAAAATAAATCTGTAAGTACTCTATTTGATTAA
- the ispE gene encoding 4-(cytidine 5'-diphospho)-2-C-methyl-D-erythritol kinase, translating into MLYVKAPAKINLTLDVLYKRPDNFHEVEMVMTTVDLADRISLESREDGVIQIISTDNFVPNDHRNFAYQAARLIKDTYGIRQGVSITIEKEIPIAAGLAGGSSDAAATLKGLNELWDLGLSIDEIAELGAKIGSDVSFCVYGGTALATGRGEKIKELSAPPNCWVVLAKPKIGVSTAEVYGGLKVEGLEHPNTQQMIQAIETKDYELLCSSLGNVLETVTFKLHPEVVMLKEQMKRFGADATLMSGSGPTVFGLVDSEARVSRIYNGLRGFCEEVYAVRILGERNTLA; encoded by the coding sequence ATGCTTTATGTAAAGGCGCCTGCAAAAATCAATTTAACATTAGATGTACTTTATAAAAGACCAGATAATTTTCACGAAGTGGAGATGGTTATGACAACAGTCGATTTAGCTGATCGTATCAGTCTTGAATCTCGAGAAGATGGTGTTATTCAAATAATTTCAACAGATAATTTTGTACCAAATGACCATCGCAATTTTGCTTATCAGGCAGCGCGTCTCATAAAAGATACATACGGCATTAGACAAGGTGTATCCATTACGATTGAAAAGGAAATACCCATCGCAGCAGGGCTTGCAGGTGGCAGTAGTGATGCAGCTGCAACATTAAAAGGGTTAAATGAACTGTGGGATTTAGGTTTATCAATAGATGAAATAGCGGAGCTTGGCGCTAAAATTGGTTCGGATGTTTCGTTTTGTGTTTATGGAGGTACAGCACTCGCTACAGGACGAGGCGAAAAAATAAAGGAATTATCAGCCCCACCTAATTGTTGGGTTGTACTAGCTAAGCCTAAAATTGGTGTATCAACAGCAGAAGTATATGGGGGTCTTAAGGTTGAAGGATTGGAACATCCAAATACACAGCAGATGATACAAGCTATAGAGACAAAAGATTATGAGCTACTATGTTCTTCATTAGGAAATGTTTTGGAAACTGTAACATTTAAGTTACATCCAGAAGTTGTGATGTTAAAGGAACAAATGAAGCGCTTTGGGGCAGATGCTACGTTAATGAGTGGAAGCGGTCCGACTGTGTTTGGGCTGGTGGATAGTGAAGCTCGTGTAAGTCGCATTTATAATGGTTTACGTGGTTTTTGTGAGGAAGTTTATGCAGTACGAATTTTAGGTGAGCGAAATACGCTTGCTTAG
- the pth gene encoding aminoacyl-tRNA hydrolase produces MKIIVGLGNPGKPYEHTRHNIGFDVIDALAEKWGAPLTNSKFNGMYTTVHRPEGKVLLVKPLTYMNLSGECVGPLMDYFDIEVEDLIVIYDDLDLETGKLRLRQKGSAGGHNGIKSLIQHLGTQEFNRIRVGINRPPAGMKVADYVLAKFSKEDQVLMQDAIVKSVNAVEASLSKPFLDVMNHFNASK; encoded by the coding sequence ATGAAAATTATCGTTGGTTTAGGAAACCCAGGTAAACCGTATGAACATACAAGACATAATATTGGCTTTGATGTAATTGATGCTTTAGCAGAAAAATGGGGGGCGCCTTTAACAAATTCAAAATTTAACGGAATGTACACTACTGTACATCGACCAGAAGGAAAGGTTCTACTTGTTAAACCTTTAACATATATGAATTTATCAGGGGAATGTGTTGGACCCCTAATGGATTATTTTGATATTGAGGTAGAAGATTTAATTGTTATTTATGATGACTTGGATTTAGAAACAGGTAAATTACGTCTGCGACAAAAAGGAAGTGCAGGTGGCCATAACGGCATTAAATCGTTAATTCAACATTTAGGTACTCAGGAATTTAATCGTATTCGAGTTGGAATTAATCGTCCGCCAGCGGGCATGAAGGTAGCAGACTATGTATTAGCGAAATTTTCGAAGGAAGACCAAGTTCTTATGCAAGACGCTATTGTAAAGTCAGTAAATGCTGTTGAAGCATCTCTTTCAAAGCCGTTTCTTGATGTGATGAATCACTTTAACGCAAGCAAATAG
- the glmU gene encoding bifunctional UDP-N-acetylglucosamine diphosphorylase/glucosamine-1-phosphate N-acetyltransferase GlmU, with protein sequence MSNVFAVILAAGQGTRMKSKLYKVLHPVCGKPMVQHVVDHIQTLDVNRIVTVVGHGAEKVQQQLGDKSEYVLQAEQLGTAHAVQQAEAILGNEEGTTLVVCGDTPLIRPETMQALFEHHQAKNAKATILTAIAENPTGYGRILRGDNGQVEQIVEQKDASAEQQLVKEINTGTYCFDNKLLFETLKLVKNDNAQGEYYLPDVIEILQKQGDIVEAYVTDDFEETLGVNDRVALSQAETLMRTRINEKHMRNGVTIIHPETTHISVDAVIGRDTVIQPGSMIEGATVIGEDCIIGPNTQIIDSRIGDRTTVHSSVVRESAIAEDTSIGPFAHIRPLSDIGSHVKIGNFVEVKKSKLGNDTKVSHLSYIGDAEIGSNVNIGCGSITVNYDGKNKFKTIIEDDVFVGCNTNLVAPVKVGKGSFIAAGSTITKEVPEDALAIARARQENKPNYVSKLNSK encoded by the coding sequence ATGAGCAATGTTTTTGCTGTCATTTTGGCTGCAGGTCAAGGTACACGTATGAAGTCCAAATTATATAAAGTGCTCCATCCAGTATGTGGGAAACCTATGGTACAACATGTGGTGGATCATATTCAAACGTTAGATGTGAATCGCATTGTAACGGTAGTCGGACATGGTGCTGAAAAAGTGCAACAACAGCTTGGAGATAAGAGTGAATATGTACTGCAGGCTGAACAATTAGGTACAGCGCACGCTGTGCAACAAGCTGAGGCAATTTTAGGTAATGAAGAAGGTACAACATTAGTTGTATGTGGAGATACACCACTAATTCGTCCTGAAACGATGCAAGCACTATTCGAACATCATCAAGCGAAGAATGCTAAAGCAACTATTTTAACAGCAATTGCTGAAAATCCAACTGGCTATGGCCGTATTTTACGTGGCGATAACGGGCAGGTCGAGCAAATTGTTGAGCAAAAGGATGCTTCAGCAGAGCAACAATTAGTAAAAGAAATAAATACAGGCACATACTGCTTTGATAACAAATTATTATTTGAAACATTGAAGCTTGTGAAAAATGATAATGCTCAAGGTGAATATTATTTACCAGATGTCATTGAAATTTTACAAAAGCAAGGTGATATTGTTGAAGCATATGTCACTGATGATTTTGAGGAAACGTTAGGTGTTAACGATCGTGTGGCTTTGTCACAAGCTGAGACATTAATGCGTACAAGAATCAACGAGAAGCATATGCGTAATGGTGTAACAATTATTCATCCTGAAACAACGCATATTAGTGTAGATGCAGTTATTGGGCGTGACACTGTGATTCAACCAGGCTCAATGATTGAAGGTGCTACTGTGATCGGTGAAGATTGCATTATCGGGCCAAATACTCAAATTATCGATAGTCGTATTGGTGATCGCACAACTGTACACTCTTCTGTTGTCCGTGAAAGCGCTATTGCAGAGGATACTTCTATTGGGCCATTTGCTCATATTCGACCACTTTCAGACATCGGTAGTCATGTTAAAATTGGTAACTTTGTAGAAGTGAAGAAAAGCAAGCTGGGTAATGACACGAAAGTTTCGCATTTAAGTTATATTGGCGATGCCGAGATCGGCAGTAACGTCAATATTGGTTGTGGTTCCATTACAGTAAACTATGATGGAAAAAACAAGTTCAAAACGATTATTGAAGATGATGTATTTGTAGGATGTAATACTAACTTAGTAGCACCAGTGAAAGTTGGAAAAGGTTCATTTATTGCAGCAGGTTCTACAATTACAAAAGAAGTTCCTGAAGATGCACTTGCAATAGCTCGTGCAAGACAAGAAAACAAACCGAATTATGTAAGCAAATTAAATTCAAAATAA
- the spoVG gene encoding septation regulator SpoVG: protein MEVTDVRLRRVQTDGRMRAIASITLDNEFVVHDIRVIDGNTGLFVAMPSKRTPDGEFRDIAHPINSDTRNKIQEIILNEYHNSSEVEETGKEEELEGIGV, encoded by the coding sequence ATGGAAGTTACTGATGTGAGATTACGTCGGGTACAGACGGATGGTCGCATGCGTGCGATTGCTTCCATTACACTTGACAATGAGTTTGTTGTTCACGATATTCGTGTAATTGATGGAAATACTGGTTTATTTGTAGCTATGCCAAGTAAACGAACACCAGATGGGGAATTTAGAGATATTGCCCATCCAATTAATTCTGATACTCGAAATAAAATTCAGGAAATCATTTTAAACGAGTATCATAACTCTAGTGAAGTAGAGGAAACCGGTAAAGAGGAAGAATTAGAGGGAATCGGTGTGTAA
- a CDS encoding anti-sigma-F factor Fin has protein sequence MSVRYRCRHCEVEIGTLPFDADDTIRKLHIFELGEADDYVEKDQHGQTTVHCICEQCEDSLRQYPDYHALNKWIQ, from the coding sequence ATGTCAGTTCGCTATCGATGTCGGCATTGTGAAGTAGAAATAGGGACACTACCATTTGATGCAGATGATACAATTCGAAAGTTGCATATTTTCGAATTGGGAGAAGCGGATGATTATGTTGAGAAAGATCAACATGGTCAAACGACTGTGCACTGCATTTGTGAGCAATGTGAGGATTCGCTGAGACAATATCCAGATTATCACGCACTCAATAAATGGATTCAATAA
- a CDS encoding small, acid-soluble spore protein, alpha/beta type gives MPRKGIMSPRLKEEIAKELGFYDVVQKEGWGGIKARDAGNMVKRAIEMAERASSEQERK, from the coding sequence ATGCCTAGAAAAGGTATCATGTCACCTCGTTTAAAAGAAGAGATCGCAAAAGAGCTTGGATTTTATGATGTTGTGCAAAAGGAAGGCTGGGGCGGCATAAAAGCTCGTGATGCTGGTAATATGGTCAAACGTGCCATAGAAATGGCTGAACGGGCAAGTAGTGAGCAAGAGCGTAAGTAG